A section of the Paenibacillus odorifer genome encodes:
- a CDS encoding ParB/RepB/Spo0J family partition protein produces the protein MSKRLGKGLDALIPSLSINEDDKVVEIPLAQLRANPYQPRKDFNEEAIQELAESIRQHGVIQPIIVRSVLKGYEIIAGERRFRASQYCGKPTIPAVVRNLSDQQVMEIALIENLQRENLNAMEIAVAYQGLMDQFSLTQEELSLKVGKSRSHIANFLRLLTLPEEVKEYVSRGTMSMGHARAIVALKDPEVIKQLAEQCVEQQWSVRELEETVKNLDRKPTNGTKIKVVKRDPYIDNVEEVLRERFKTTVKIKQGKEKGKIELNYYSAQDLERLLELLGN, from the coding sequence ATGAGTAAACGTTTAGGGAAAGGTCTGGATGCTCTGATTCCTTCTTTATCTATTAATGAAGATGATAAGGTAGTAGAAATCCCATTAGCTCAATTGCGAGCTAACCCTTATCAACCACGCAAGGATTTCAATGAAGAAGCAATCCAGGAATTGGCTGAGTCTATCAGACAACATGGCGTGATTCAACCGATCATTGTACGGAGTGTTTTGAAGGGGTATGAAATCATTGCCGGGGAACGCAGATTCCGGGCTTCGCAATATTGTGGTAAACCTACGATTCCAGCAGTCGTAAGAAATCTAAGTGATCAACAGGTTATGGAGATCGCCCTGATTGAGAACTTGCAACGTGAAAATTTAAACGCCATGGAAATCGCAGTTGCTTATCAAGGTTTGATGGATCAATTTTCACTCACACAAGAAGAGCTATCTCTGAAAGTTGGGAAGTCCAGATCACACATCGCTAACTTCCTAAGATTGCTTACTTTACCGGAAGAAGTAAAAGAATATGTTTCACGTGGAACAATGTCTATGGGACATGCGAGAGCTATTGTTGCCTTGAAAGATCCGGAAGTTATTAAACAATTGGCTGAACAATGCGTGGAACAGCAATGGAGCGTAAGAGAGCTTGAAGAAACGGTGAAAAATCTGGATCGAAAGCCGACGAACGGTACAAAGATTAAAGTTGTTAAACGTGATCCCTATATTGATAATGTAGAGGAAGTATTGCGTGAACGGTTTAAAACAACGGTTAAGATAAAACAAGGTAAGGAAAAAGGGAAGATTGAACTGAATTACTACAGTGCGCAGGACTTAGAAAGACTGTTGGAATTATTGGGTAACTAA
- the noc gene encoding nucleoid occlusion protein, with amino-acid sequence MKEQFTKLFGFNERSSGEEIKQIPVHEVVSSPYQPRTIFDDDKIDELCQTIKTHGVIQPIVVRMRDSIYEIIAGERRWRAVKKLGLETIPAIVREFNDSQAASIALIENLQREGLTSIEEAVAYQKLIDLHQLTQESLAQRLGKSQSTIANKIRLLHLPEEVKTALMERQISERHARSLLSLDSVEMQLKVLAEIIAKGLNVKQTEARIAFYKQVSQTKKSKRVSYTKDVRLALNTIRQSIDMVSGSGMEIKTSENDRGDHYEIVIQIPKR; translated from the coding sequence ATGAAAGAACAATTTACCAAGCTATTTGGGTTTAACGAGCGGAGCAGCGGAGAAGAAATCAAACAAATACCAGTTCATGAGGTCGTTAGCAGTCCTTACCAACCACGGACTATATTCGATGATGACAAAATTGATGAGTTATGTCAGACAATTAAAACTCATGGTGTCATTCAGCCTATTGTTGTACGTATGCGAGATTCTATATATGAGATCATCGCAGGTGAACGGCGCTGGCGGGCAGTTAAAAAGCTTGGTTTAGAGACGATCCCTGCTATTGTCCGTGAGTTCAATGATTCGCAGGCTGCATCTATTGCGCTCATAGAAAATCTACAGCGTGAAGGTTTGACCTCCATAGAAGAAGCTGTCGCTTATCAGAAGTTAATTGATCTTCATCAATTAACACAAGAAAGCTTAGCACAACGCTTAGGCAAGAGTCAGTCGACTATAGCGAATAAGATTCGTTTACTCCACTTACCTGAAGAGGTTAAGACAGCATTGATGGAACGTCAGATTTCCGAAAGACATGCGCGTTCGCTCTTATCACTGGATAGTGTGGAAATGCAATTAAAAGTTTTGGCAGAGATTATTGCAAAAGGATTAAATGTTAAACAGACGGAAGCTCGTATTGCTTTCTATAAACAAGTCTCACAAACTAAAAAGTCAAAACGGGTCTCCTATACCAAGGATGTTCGTCTAGCTCTTAATACAATTCGTCAATCTATTGATATGGTGTCAGGCTCAGGTATGGAAATCAAAACGTCAGAAAATGACCGTGGTGACCATTACGAGATTGTAATCCAAATCCCCAAAAGATAA
- a CDS encoding DUF3343 domain-containing protein, giving the protein MQDEMLIAFDSTQQALRAEMLLEYAEIEIDIFPTPKEITAGCAISIQFFQNALEEVKKIIVEQEIEIRGIYGKHNENYILI; this is encoded by the coding sequence ATGCAGGATGAGATGTTAATAGCGTTTGACTCCACCCAGCAGGCGCTTCGTGCTGAAATGCTGCTTGAGTATGCTGAAATAGAAATTGATATATTTCCAACTCCGAAGGAAATCACCGCAGGCTGTGCAATTTCAATTCAGTTTTTTCAAAATGCGCTGGAAGAGGTAAAAAAGATTATAGTTGAGCAAGAAATAGAAATACGCGGCATCTACGGAAAACACAACGAGAACTACATACTGATTTAG
- the yyaC gene encoding spore protease YyaC, whose product MNSSSKATAAQETSCLKISHTDPDIYSAITHRLLFHFSRTRPETQIIVICVGTDRSTGDSLGPLVGTALSRFHSPLFHLYGTLEEPVHAVNLEETLSLINEKYNNPFVIGIDACLGHSTSVGCIQVVEGPLRPGAGVNKQLPPVGDIHLTGIVNVGGFMEYFVLQNTRLSLVMRLSDIIATSLYSALKQWNLHATSAATREL is encoded by the coding sequence ATGAACTCCTCATCCAAGGCTACAGCAGCGCAAGAAACGTCCTGTTTAAAAATATCACATACAGATCCCGATATCTATTCCGCAATTACTCATCGGCTACTTTTTCACTTTTCACGCACGCGTCCAGAGACTCAAATTATCGTCATCTGTGTAGGCACTGATCGCTCCACCGGAGATTCTCTCGGTCCTCTTGTTGGTACTGCATTATCCCGTTTTCATAGCCCGTTGTTTCATTTATACGGTACCCTTGAGGAACCGGTTCATGCCGTCAATCTTGAAGAGACTTTGTCGCTAATTAATGAAAAATATAATAACCCGTTTGTCATCGGAATAGATGCCTGCTTAGGTCACTCTACTAGTGTTGGCTGCATCCAAGTCGTTGAAGGCCCCCTCAGACCAGGAGCTGGCGTAAATAAACAATTGCCGCCGGTTGGGGATATCCATTTGACTGGAATCGTTAATGTCGGCGGCTTTATGGAGTATTTCGTATTGCAGAATACACGGCTAAGTCTAGTCATGCGATTATCTGATATTATCGCTACAAGTCTATATTCTGCTTTAAAACAATGGAACCTACATGCTACTTCTGCTGCAACGCGAGAGTTATAA
- a CDS encoding endonuclease MutS2, with the protein MNLQSLNTLEYEIIKTELSRHAVSYVGKKTVEELMPMTYLPSIQRAMEETSEAKELLERGSSVPIPSLEGIEWIMSLMGTGYLYSEQDFTAVATFLKSCSQLRKYMASKEQSAPRIAAYASSLLELNHVREAIDRCIRFGAIDDGASKGLERVRKRIGVAKERLHKKIDGIMSRHQSILQENIYSQRGGRYVIPVKREYHKQIKGSVLDQSTSGQTVFIEPDEIASMQIELDLLLGEEAREEAVILSMLTSMVEQEQTALRLNIEVTGTYDFIFAKAKYARTLGASEVTLNDRGFLRMNGGRHPMLQGMIPISLEIGKGYKSLIITGPNTGGKTVVLKTLGLLTLMAQSGLLIPVEEGSEFTVFTDVISVIGDGQSLAQSLSTFSAQMKSIEGMLRDASKGVLLLIDELAAGTDPGEGIALSIAILEELSRKGANIIVTTHFNELKAFAAATAGFQNARMEFDKETLQPLYRLTIGEAGESYALQIAKKLGIQDNVIKRSWEIVEAQQQRLQKGDGSAWASLFSKEGEKGKTAPVIEDFEKEEKSVESLSDKEKQTQYEIGDAVLVTSLGRIGIVYEKKDHLGMVGVMIQKQKMRINHKRLKPYLSKDELYPEEYDFDIIFESKDTRKKRKLMQRKHVEGLRITHKDEE; encoded by the coding sequence GTGAATTTACAAAGTCTAAACACGTTGGAATACGAAATTATTAAAACCGAGCTTAGCCGTCATGCGGTATCTTATGTAGGAAAGAAAACTGTAGAAGAGCTTATGCCTATGACCTATTTGCCTTCCATTCAAAGAGCGATGGAGGAAACGTCTGAAGCTAAAGAGCTGCTGGAGCGGGGGTCCAGTGTACCGATTCCTTCATTAGAGGGGATTGAGTGGATCATGTCACTAATGGGGACTGGATATCTGTACAGTGAGCAAGACTTCACTGCAGTGGCTACATTTCTAAAGAGCTGTAGTCAATTGCGCAAATATATGGCTTCTAAAGAGCAAAGTGCTCCCCGGATTGCTGCTTATGCCTCCTCTCTGCTGGAATTAAATCATGTGCGGGAAGCAATTGACCGCTGTATCCGCTTTGGGGCGATTGATGATGGAGCTAGTAAGGGGTTAGAGCGGGTTCGTAAACGGATTGGCGTAGCTAAAGAACGTCTTCATAAAAAAATCGACGGGATCATGTCGCGCCATCAATCGATTTTGCAAGAGAATATTTATAGTCAGCGTGGTGGACGTTACGTTATCCCCGTAAAGCGGGAGTATCATAAGCAAATAAAGGGATCGGTACTCGATCAATCCACAAGTGGACAGACGGTGTTCATCGAACCAGATGAGATCGCCTCCATGCAGATTGAGCTGGATTTGTTATTAGGAGAAGAGGCACGTGAAGAAGCTGTGATCCTCAGTATGCTGACCAGCATGGTAGAACAGGAACAAACTGCACTGCGCCTAAATATCGAGGTTACAGGCACCTATGATTTTATTTTTGCCAAAGCAAAATATGCACGAACGCTGGGAGCATCTGAGGTTACTCTAAATGATAGGGGTTTTCTAAGGATGAACGGAGGCAGACATCCCATGCTGCAGGGCATGATTCCAATTAGCCTGGAGATAGGGAAGGGATATAAATCCCTAATCATTACAGGTCCAAATACAGGCGGGAAAACGGTGGTGCTCAAGACCCTCGGGCTGCTGACCCTCATGGCTCAATCGGGGTTGTTGATTCCGGTCGAGGAGGGGAGTGAGTTTACGGTCTTTACGGATGTGATCAGTGTAATCGGAGACGGACAAAGTTTGGCCCAATCACTCAGTACATTTTCGGCACAAATGAAGAGTATTGAGGGAATGCTGAGAGATGCCTCTAAAGGGGTGCTGCTGCTCATTGACGAGCTGGCGGCAGGTACAGACCCTGGGGAAGGAATCGCCCTCTCAATCGCCATTCTGGAAGAGCTGAGCCGTAAAGGGGCGAATATTATCGTCACAACCCACTTTAACGAGCTAAAAGCCTTTGCCGCTGCGACAGCCGGTTTTCAAAATGCACGAATGGAATTCGACAAAGAAACGCTGCAGCCGTTGTATCGTCTGACTATCGGAGAAGCGGGGGAGAGTTATGCTCTGCAAATTGCTAAAAAGCTGGGTATCCAGGATAACGTTATCAAGCGATCGTGGGAGATCGTTGAGGCGCAGCAGCAAAGGCTGCAGAAAGGTGATGGGTCGGCATGGGCAAGTCTTTTTAGCAAAGAGGGAGAGAAAGGGAAGACTGCACCTGTTATAGAGGATTTTGAAAAAGAAGAAAAGTCTGTGGAATCACTGAGCGATAAGGAGAAGCAGACCCAGTATGAAATTGGTGATGCCGTTCTTGTAACTTCACTGGGGCGGATAGGAATTGTTTATGAGAAAAAAGATCACTTAGGAATGGTCGGAGTGATGATCCAGAAGCAAAAAATGCGGATTAATCATAAACGTTTAAAGCCATATCTATCCAAAGATGAGCTGTATCCTGAGGAATATGACTTTGATATAATTTTTGAGAGCAAGGATACCCGTAAAAAGCGTAAATTGATGCAGCGTAAGCATGTCGAAGGCCTGAGAATTACGCATAAGGATGAAGAATAA
- the ssb gene encoding single-stranded DNA-binding protein, whose translation MLNRIILIGRLTRDPELRYTPAGVAVTQFTLAVDRNFTGQNGEREADFIPVVTWRQLAETCANYLRKGRLTAVEGRIQVRNYENNEGKRVYVTEVIADNVRFLESSQSREGGNTSSGASSMPEEPAYGGGGNAGRGNNNNNFSRNNNTQDPFSGDGKPIDISDDDLPF comes from the coding sequence TTGTTGAACCGTATCATTTTGATCGGACGGTTGACCCGTGACCCGGAACTTCGTTATACTCCCGCTGGTGTTGCCGTAACTCAATTTACGCTTGCCGTAGATCGTAACTTTACGGGCCAGAACGGTGAACGTGAGGCAGACTTCATCCCGGTTGTTACCTGGAGACAGCTAGCAGAAACCTGTGCCAATTATTTGCGCAAAGGTCGTCTGACAGCAGTGGAAGGACGCATCCAAGTGCGGAACTATGAGAATAACGAAGGTAAACGTGTATACGTAACTGAAGTTATTGCTGATAATGTTCGTTTCCTGGAATCTTCACAAAGCCGTGAAGGTGGAAATACTTCAAGTGGTGCAAGTAGTATGCCTGAAGAGCCAGCATATGGTGGCGGTGGTAACGCTGGACGCGGAAATAACAACAATAATTTCTCGCGTAACAACAATACTCAAGATCCTTTTTCGGGCGATGGTAAACCGATTGATATATCGGATGATGATTTGCCATTTTAA
- a CDS encoding aminotransferase class V-fold PLP-dependent enzyme: MEDFVYLDHAATSWPKPPEVAAAMMNALQSGANAGRGNYSLAMGSGRVLVRARSLLAELFGVSNAQDIAFTQNTTMSLNMAIRGTLKAGDHVISTMTEHNSVRRPLEYLRKSLGISVDYLKVDRAGQLDLKELGKTFRPNTKMVICNHSSNLLGSILPIGEIGDLTKAKGAIFLVDAAQSAGSLDIDVKKMNIDLLAFPGHKGLLGPQGTGGLYISPELDLEPLMHGGTGSQSENSEQPSVRPDRYEAGTQNAVGIAGLLAGVQKVKSIGTTVIHEREWKLTQLLMEGLSHIPNIKLLGPTLGAPRTGIVSFVVDGEESANIAHRLDREYKIAVRAGMHCTPLAHKAVDTLESGAVRASVGVDTTEHNISRMLAAMDELYG, encoded by the coding sequence ATGGAAGACTTCGTATATTTGGATCATGCGGCTACGTCCTGGCCTAAACCTCCAGAGGTGGCAGCTGCGATGATGAATGCTTTGCAGTCGGGAGCAAATGCTGGTAGAGGAAATTATTCGCTGGCCATGGGAAGCGGACGGGTGTTGGTGAGAGCCCGGAGTTTGCTGGCGGAGTTGTTTGGGGTTTCTAATGCACAAGACATAGCGTTTACCCAAAACACTACGATGTCATTAAATATGGCGATTAGAGGTACGCTCAAAGCAGGGGACCATGTAATCTCCACAATGACTGAACACAATTCTGTGCGGAGACCTTTGGAATATTTACGTAAGTCACTAGGAATAAGTGTTGATTATCTGAAGGTGGATCGGGCGGGTCAATTGGATTTGAAGGAATTGGGCAAAACGTTTCGACCAAACACTAAAATGGTAATTTGTAATCATAGCTCCAACTTACTAGGTAGTATACTTCCCATTGGTGAAATCGGAGATCTAACTAAAGCAAAGGGTGCTATATTTCTAGTGGATGCTGCTCAAAGTGCAGGCTCGCTTGATATTGATGTAAAAAAGATGAATATTGACTTATTAGCTTTTCCTGGGCATAAAGGATTGCTTGGACCACAAGGGACTGGTGGACTCTATATATCACCTGAATTGGATCTCGAGCCCTTAATGCATGGAGGCACAGGCAGTCAATCTGAGAATAGTGAACAACCCTCCGTTCGCCCAGATCGGTATGAAGCGGGAACGCAAAATGCGGTAGGAATTGCTGGTTTACTAGCCGGTGTTCAAAAGGTAAAATCGATAGGGACAACCGTTATCCACGAAAGAGAGTGGAAGCTGACTCAACTGCTGATGGAGGGGTTGTCCCATATTCCAAACATTAAACTATTAGGACCCACATTAGGGGCTCCGAGAACTGGAATTGTGTCGTTTGTAGTGGATGGGGAAGAATCGGCGAATATAGCTCACCGTCTAGATCGTGAGTATAAAATAGCCGTCAGAGCGGGTATGCATTGTACCCCGCTGGCACATAAGGCTGTTGATACACTAGAAAGTGGTGCTGTTCGGGCGAGTGTAGGCGTAGATACAACAGAGCATAATATAAGCAGAATGCTAGCTGCTATGGATGAGTTATATGGCTGA
- a CDS encoding ParA family protein: MSKIIAIANQKGGVGKTTSSVNLGAGMATLGKRVLLVDIDPQGNTTSGVGINKADVANCIYDILINEVNPLETILETQNEGLHIIPATIQLAGAEIELVSTISRELKLKKALNAVKNNYDYIIIDCPPSLGILTINSLTAADSVIIPIQCEYYALEGLSQLLNTVRLVQKNLNPHLKIEGVLLTMLDARTNLGIQVIEEVKKYFQEKVYRTIIPRNVRLSEAPSHGQSIITYDPRSKGAEVYLELAKEVISYE; the protein is encoded by the coding sequence GTGTCCAAGATTATTGCCATAGCAAATCAAAAAGGCGGTGTCGGTAAAACAACATCCTCTGTGAACCTAGGTGCCGGTATGGCTACATTAGGAAAAAGAGTGCTTCTAGTTGATATCGATCCTCAAGGCAACACTACCAGCGGCGTTGGCATCAACAAGGCGGACGTAGCGAATTGTATATATGACATTCTCATTAATGAAGTAAATCCTCTAGAAACGATACTTGAAACTCAAAATGAAGGACTGCACATCATTCCAGCGACTATTCAATTAGCAGGGGCGGAGATCGAATTAGTATCAACGATTTCCAGAGAGTTGAAATTGAAAAAAGCCTTAAATGCGGTTAAAAATAATTATGACTATATCATCATTGATTGTCCTCCATCCCTTGGGATTTTGACGATCAATTCCCTTACAGCTGCTGATTCGGTAATCATTCCGATTCAATGTGAATATTATGCGCTCGAAGGGTTGAGTCAGCTTTTAAACACCGTGCGTCTAGTGCAAAAAAATCTTAATCCGCATTTGAAAATAGAGGGAGTATTATTAACCATGTTGGATGCCCGTACGAATTTAGGGATCCAAGTCATCGAAGAGGTTAAAAAGTATTTTCAGGAAAAAGTTTACAGAACTATCATTCCTCGGAATGTCCGCTTAAGTGAGGCACCGTCTCATGGACAATCCATTATTACTTATGATCCTCGCTCAAAGGGAGCAGAAGTGTATTTAGAGTTGGCAAAGGAAGTGATTTCTTATGAGTAA
- a CDS encoding mechanosensitive ion channel family protein, with protein sequence MNMWILEADTPGADTLKDAIRFKDKVWNWFTDADMWADVLFAGLRILVIFLLTRVIIKIVSNIIDRSLERKTGGRLLSNTRRFTTVGELMKNVVTVICNFVMIMLVLSEFHFDLAPLLAGAGVLGLAVGFGAQSLVKDVITGFFIILEDQFAVGDVIQTGTYKGTVELIGLRTTRLLSTTGEVFIIPNGLITNVTNYSLSNALAVVDVPVKMERSLEATLGLIGEALKGIEERNSNVLAYPNVLGIQSMSTSEYVIRIAASCLPNAKEVAERQIQNDIKQALEKLSSLEQAQAAQAEEEARLKAEEEAKAEIELGKTENEQEVSDTPDTRSRRQIAATQEGKKGEG encoded by the coding sequence ATGAATATGTGGATACTGGAGGCTGATACACCCGGTGCGGATACATTAAAAGATGCCATTCGCTTTAAAGATAAGGTGTGGAATTGGTTTACCGATGCTGATATGTGGGCGGATGTATTATTTGCGGGTCTACGGATTCTTGTTATTTTTCTCTTAACCCGGGTTATTATTAAAATTGTTTCTAATATTATTGATCGTTCGCTTGAGCGTAAAACCGGTGGCAGACTTCTGTCCAACACACGAAGGTTTACTACGGTTGGGGAATTGATGAAAAATGTAGTGACAGTTATCTGTAATTTTGTGATGATCATGCTCGTGCTTTCTGAGTTCCACTTCGATTTGGCACCATTGTTGGCTGGAGCGGGTGTACTTGGTTTAGCAGTAGGTTTTGGGGCGCAAAGTTTGGTGAAGGATGTTATTACAGGTTTCTTTATTATTTTAGAGGATCAATTTGCAGTGGGTGATGTGATTCAAACAGGTACCTATAAAGGAACTGTAGAATTAATCGGACTGCGAACAACCAGGCTGTTAAGCACAACTGGAGAAGTATTTATTATCCCGAATGGATTAATCACGAACGTGACCAATTATTCTCTCTCGAATGCATTGGCTGTAGTTGATGTTCCTGTAAAAATGGAGCGCAGCTTGGAGGCCACGCTAGGTTTGATTGGAGAAGCGTTAAAGGGAATAGAAGAGCGTAACTCTAATGTGCTTGCTTATCCTAATGTGCTCGGTATACAGTCCATGAGTACTTCGGAATATGTAATTCGTATAGCGGCTAGCTGTTTACCCAATGCAAAAGAGGTTGCGGAGAGACAGATTCAGAATGATATTAAGCAGGCACTAGAGAAACTAAGCAGTCTAGAGCAGGCTCAAGCTGCTCAAGCCGAAGAGGAAGCTCGTTTGAAGGCAGAAGAAGAAGCAAAGGCTGAAATTGAACTGGGAAAAACAGAAAATGAGCAGGAAGTATCGGATACGCCTGACACTCGATCAAGACGCCAAATCGCAGCTACACAAGAGGGGAAAAAGGGGGAAGGGTAG
- the rpsF gene encoding 30S ribosomal protein S6 — translation MRKYEVMYIIRPDIEQEAVQAAVDKFQGIISNGGEITKHEVQGKRRLAYEIKKFRDGVYVLVNFNAEPAVVTELERLMKISDEVIRYLITNDVA, via the coding sequence ATGCGCAAATATGAAGTGATGTACATTATTCGTCCTGACATTGAACAAGAAGCTGTTCAAGCAGCAGTCGATAAATTCCAAGGCATCATCTCCAATGGCGGGGAAATTACAAAGCACGAAGTGCAAGGTAAACGCCGTCTTGCGTATGAGATCAAGAAATTCCGTGATGGCGTTTATGTTTTGGTTAACTTCAATGCAGAACCTGCAGTAGTTACTGAATTAGAACGTCTTATGAAGATTTCTGACGAAGTTATTCGTTATCTCATTACGAACGACGTTGCTTAA
- a CDS encoding DUF951 domain-containing protein: MERKVFQLGDIVQMKKQHPCGSNEMEIIRMGMDIRIKCTGCQHSVLIPRAKFEKNMKKVLRSAEGNTDNN; the protein is encoded by the coding sequence GTGGAACGTAAAGTTTTTCAGCTTGGAGATATTGTACAGATGAAGAAACAGCACCCTTGCGGTTCTAATGAGATGGAGATCATTCGTATGGGGATGGATATCCGCATTAAGTGTACAGGATGTCAGCACAGTGTTCTGATTCCCCGGGCGAAATTCGAGAAGAATATGAAGAAGGTACTGCGTTCTGCAGAGGGAAATACAGACAATAATTAA
- a CDS encoding DUF4446 family protein produces the protein MSEMNQLINEQLQWFVFGFVVIMLVLIVTVIAQGAKLRTIRRKYEAMMAGSGVEDLEGLLVDLKNQSDMLEEEQREQKALIEATQVKIRSMKSNIALKRYNAFGERGNDLSFSVAILDDNSSGIVLTSLHNRENSYIYSKPMQNGESQYALSPEEKEVITLALQQK, from the coding sequence ATGTCTGAAATGAATCAATTAATTAATGAACAGTTGCAGTGGTTTGTGTTTGGTTTCGTAGTAATTATGCTAGTACTGATAGTGACTGTAATCGCCCAGGGAGCTAAGCTGCGGACTATACGGCGCAAATATGAGGCCATGATGGCAGGAAGCGGTGTGGAGGATCTGGAAGGCCTTCTGGTTGATCTGAAGAACCAAAGCGACATGCTGGAAGAAGAACAACGTGAGCAAAAAGCGTTGATAGAAGCTACCCAAGTCAAAATCCGCAGCATGAAGTCAAATATCGCTCTCAAGCGTTATAATGCCTTCGGTGAACGTGGTAATGATTTGAGCTTCTCGGTGGCTATTCTGGATGACAATAGCAGTGGCATTGTATTAACCAGCCTTCATAATCGTGAGAACTCATATATTTACTCCAAGCCTATGCAAAATGGGGAGTCACAATATGCCTTATCGCCGGAAGAGAAAGAAGTTATAACTCTCGCGTTGCAGCAGAAGTAG
- a CDS encoding YjzC family protein, with product MGEKTEYEKGDKAPNPGMYTEVGEARSFHTEIQNPQHIKMEKGDTFPETSNKNRKWKKVEKARVH from the coding sequence ATGGGCGAAAAGACGGAATATGAAAAAGGCGACAAAGCCCCCAATCCAGGCATGTATACAGAGGTAGGTGAAGCGCGAAGCTTCCATACCGAAATTCAGAATCCACAGCATATTAAAATGGAAAAAGGGGATACCTTCCCCGAGACCAGTAACAAAAATCGGAAGTGGAAAAAGGTTGAAAAAGCACGTGTACATTAA
- the rsmG gene encoding 16S rRNA (guanine(527)-N(7))-methyltransferase RsmG produces the protein MDNTEVQFTQLLQERGISLTTEQLAQFDLYYKELVSWNEKMNLTGITEREQVYTKHFYDSISLAFFLDINEITNLADIGSGAGFPGIPLKICFPHLKLTIVDSLNKRISFLQHVSTTLGLTDVQLIHGRAEDVARKFTHRDAYDLVTARAVARLSLLNEFCLPFTRKDGVFAAMKGSDPSEELSEAKYSLKELRAELSKVESFSLPVEESDRHIVMIRKTGATPAKYPRKAGIPAKTPLMK, from the coding sequence ATGGATAATACGGAAGTTCAATTCACACAACTATTACAGGAACGAGGCATTTCCCTTACAACAGAACAGTTAGCACAATTTGATCTGTATTATAAGGAACTCGTATCCTGGAATGAAAAAATGAATCTCACGGGTATAACTGAGCGAGAGCAGGTATATACGAAGCATTTCTATGATTCTATTTCATTAGCTTTTTTCCTTGATATTAACGAGATCACCAATCTCGCAGATATCGGTTCAGGAGCTGGTTTTCCAGGAATTCCACTTAAAATATGTTTTCCTCATTTGAAGCTAACGATTGTTGATTCGCTCAATAAACGAATTTCATTTCTGCAGCATGTAAGTACGACATTGGGATTAACTGATGTACAATTGATCCATGGGCGGGCAGAGGATGTCGCGCGCAAGTTCACTCATCGTGATGCCTATGATTTGGTTACAGCACGTGCGGTAGCAAGACTGTCTTTATTGAATGAATTTTGTCTTCCCTTCACACGCAAAGATGGGGTGTTCGCTGCAATGAAGGGCAGCGATCCTTCAGAGGAATTAAGCGAAGCTAAGTACAGCTTAAAAGAGCTTCGTGCTGAACTCAGCAAAGTGGAGTCGTTCAGCTTACCAGTGGAGGAGTCGGATCGACATATTGTTATGATCCGTAAGACAGGAGCAACACCAGCTAAATATCCAAGAAAAGCGGGAATTCCTGCCAAAACGCCATTGATGAAATAA
- the rpsR gene encoding 30S ribosomal protein S18, translating to MAFKPREGADNDKRPARRGGRNKRKKVCFFTVNKITHIDYKDTELLKKFISERGKILPRRVTGTSAKYQRALTIAVKRSRQIALLPYTTE from the coding sequence ATGGCTTTTAAACCAAGAGAAGGCGCTGACAACGACAAAAGACCAGCACGTCGTGGTGGACGCAACAAGCGTAAAAAAGTTTGCTTTTTCACTGTGAACAAGATTACTCACATTGATTATAAAGATACTGAACTTCTTAAGAAGTTCATCAGCGAACGTGGAAAGATTTTGCCACGCCGTGTAACAGGTACAAGTGCAAAATACCAACGCGCTCTTACCATTGCTGTAAAACGCTCGCGTCAAATCGCGTTGCTTCCTTACACAACGGAATAG